A portion of the Micromonospora vinacea genome contains these proteins:
- a CDS encoding chorismate mutase: protein MADTEPALAGIRTAIDELDAEIVGLLARRADLVRQAAPLKSDRQAVRAPERVAQVVARVRALAGAAGADPDLIERIYRGMIQAFIDMETVEHHRVSGD, encoded by the coding sequence ATGGCAGACACCGAGCCGGCGCTGGCCGGCATCCGCACCGCTATCGACGAACTGGACGCCGAGATCGTCGGCCTTCTCGCTCGGCGCGCGGACCTGGTCCGGCAGGCCGCCCCGCTCAAGAGCGACCGGCAGGCGGTGCGGGCGCCGGAGCGGGTGGCGCAGGTGGTGGCCCGGGTGCGGGCCCTGGCCGGTGCGGCCGGCGCGGACCCGGACCTGATCGAGCGGATCTACCGCGGCATGATCCAGGCGTTCATCGACATGGAGACCGTCGAGCATCATCGCGTCTCCGGCGACTGA
- a CDS encoding thioesterase II family protein: MTTEPTARGGRSVPARRDPLTDLGAAIGTRCRATDPLLVCVPHAGGGPAAYLPLARSLAAHDVPIRILGVRPTGREVAADQGAAGLDELVRDLAEEVTGRAADAPVLVLGHCTGAPVALHLTRALESRSVPVDRLILVARLLRSTDPADYVVTGAGLSYAEIADQLVTGPCGAHEQDPAGRAALAEAFRRDTALATHALYQALDDVDGHRVAAPATVVLARDDTLTADYPAAVGNWDLFLPQRRLVLVEHGGHYLNVTRPDLLASVIERDLAALRPPP; this comes from the coding sequence GTGACCACCGAGCCCACCGCCCGGGGCGGCCGCTCCGTCCCAGCACGTCGCGACCCGCTCACCGACCTGGGCGCCGCCATCGGAACCCGATGCCGTGCCACCGATCCGCTGCTGGTGTGCGTCCCGCACGCCGGCGGCGGCCCGGCCGCGTACCTCCCGCTGGCGCGCAGCCTGGCGGCCCACGACGTGCCGATACGGATCCTCGGGGTGCGGCCGACGGGCCGGGAGGTGGCCGCCGACCAGGGCGCGGCCGGCCTAGACGAACTGGTGCGGGACCTGGCCGAGGAGGTCACCGGCCGGGCCGCCGACGCCCCGGTGCTGGTCCTCGGCCACTGCACCGGCGCACCGGTCGCCCTGCACCTGACCCGGGCCCTGGAGTCGCGCAGCGTCCCGGTGGACCGGCTGATCCTGGTGGCGCGGCTGCTGCGCTCGACCGACCCGGCGGACTACGTCGTGACCGGCGCCGGGCTGAGTTACGCCGAGATCGCCGACCAGCTGGTCACCGGCCCGTGCGGGGCGCACGAGCAGGATCCGGCGGGCCGCGCCGCCCTGGCCGAGGCGTTCCGGCGGGATACCGCGCTGGCCACGCACGCCCTGTACCAGGCCCTCGACGACGTCGACGGGCACCGGGTCGCCGCGCCCGCGACCGTGGTCCTGGCCCGCGACGACACTCTGACAGCCGACTACCCGGCGGCGGTCGGCAACTGGGACCTGTTCCTGCCCCAGCGGCGCCTGGTCCTCGTCGAGCACGGCGGCCACTACCTCAACGTCACCCGCCCCGACCTGCTCGCCTCGGTGATCGAACGGGACCTGGCCGCGCTGCGCCCGCCCCCGTAG
- a CDS encoding ABC transporter ATP-binding protein, translating into MSGGGMAGWSMLRSMRNRDEVSTHRLKRGVARRIVAFAHPYRRDIIVFLATVVLAAIIGVATPVLAGDVINAINRGGTEAGRLVVRLALFIAALAVADALLSLAQRWYSARIGEGIILNLRTRVYDHVQRMPLQFFTRTQTGALVSRLNNDVLGAQRAFTSTLSGVVSNVIQLVLTAAVMFTLSWQITALSLVLLPIFIIPARRVGRRLADITREAYNLDAKMNATMTERFGVAGALLVKLFGQPEIEARRFGDRAERVRDIGIQSAMYSRTFFVAMLLVASLAQALTYGLGGWLAVTGGVSAGTVVTLALLLTRLYGPLTALSNVRVDVMSALVSFDRVFEVLDLKPGIVEKPDAVPVPRGAGRVDFRDVRFRYPSAAEISLASLEEVATLDRTVNEPVLKGVSFSVEPGQMVALVGPSGAGKSTLSMLISRIYDVTDGQVLVGGVDVRDATLASLRDEIGVVTQDSHLFHETIAENLRYAKPDATDDEIWAALAGAQVADLVRALPDGLDTTVGERGYRFSGGEKQRIAIARLLLKAPSIVILDEATAHLDSESEAAVQRALSVALAGRTALVIAHRLSTVRDADQILVLDGGRIVERGRHEELVAVGGLYAELYRTQFAVADSPTPFVDATGPEPVVMPLGTYRADEVLPPAAAN; encoded by the coding sequence ATGTCCGGCGGTGGCATGGCCGGGTGGAGCATGCTCCGGTCGATGCGCAACCGCGACGAGGTCTCCACCCACCGGCTCAAGCGCGGGGTGGCCCGCCGCATCGTCGCCTTCGCCCACCCCTACCGGCGCGACATCATCGTGTTCCTGGCCACAGTGGTGTTGGCCGCCATCATCGGCGTGGCCACTCCGGTTCTCGCCGGCGACGTGATCAACGCGATCAACCGGGGCGGCACCGAGGCCGGCCGGCTCGTGGTGCGGCTGGCCCTGTTCATCGCCGCGCTGGCTGTCGCCGACGCGCTGCTGTCGCTGGCCCAACGGTGGTATTCGGCCCGCATCGGCGAGGGCATCATCCTCAACCTGCGCACCCGGGTCTACGACCACGTGCAGCGGATGCCGTTGCAGTTCTTCACCCGTACCCAGACCGGCGCCCTGGTCAGCAGGCTCAACAACGACGTACTCGGCGCCCAGCGGGCATTCACCTCCACCCTGTCGGGTGTGGTCAGCAACGTCATCCAGCTGGTGCTCACCGCTGCGGTGATGTTCACCCTCTCCTGGCAGATCACCGCGCTCTCACTGGTGCTGCTGCCGATCTTCATCATTCCGGCGCGCCGGGTCGGTCGGCGGCTGGCAGACATCACCCGCGAGGCGTACAACCTCGACGCCAAGATGAACGCGACAATGACCGAGCGGTTCGGGGTGGCCGGCGCGTTGCTGGTGAAGCTCTTCGGCCAGCCCGAGATCGAGGCCCGCCGGTTCGGCGACCGGGCCGAGCGGGTCCGCGACATCGGCATCCAGTCCGCGATGTACTCCCGCACGTTCTTCGTGGCGATGCTGCTGGTCGCCTCACTGGCGCAGGCACTGACCTACGGGCTCGGGGGTTGGCTCGCGGTGACCGGCGGCGTCAGCGCCGGCACCGTGGTGACGCTCGCGCTGTTGCTCACCCGCCTGTACGGGCCGCTCACCGCGCTCTCCAACGTCCGGGTGGACGTGATGAGCGCGCTGGTGTCCTTCGACCGGGTCTTCGAGGTGCTCGATCTCAAGCCGGGCATCGTGGAGAAGCCCGACGCGGTGCCGGTGCCCCGGGGCGCCGGCCGGGTCGACTTCCGCGACGTGCGGTTCCGCTACCCGAGCGCCGCCGAGATCTCCCTCGCCTCGCTGGAGGAGGTCGCCACGCTCGACCGGACCGTCAACGAGCCGGTGCTCAAGGGGGTCTCGTTCAGCGTCGAGCCGGGGCAGATGGTCGCGTTGGTCGGTCCGTCCGGGGCCGGCAAGTCGACGCTGTCGATGCTCATCTCCCGGATCTACGACGTCACCGACGGGCAGGTGCTCGTCGGCGGGGTGGACGTGCGCGACGCGACGCTCGCCTCGCTGCGTGACGAGATCGGTGTGGTCACTCAGGATTCGCACCTGTTCCACGAGACGATCGCCGAGAACCTTCGCTACGCCAAGCCGGATGCCACCGACGACGAGATCTGGGCCGCCCTGGCCGGTGCGCAGGTGGCCGACCTGGTCCGGGCGCTGCCCGACGGTCTGGACACCACAGTGGGGGAGCGCGGCTACCGGTTCTCCGGTGGCGAGAAGCAGCGCATCGCGATCGCCCGACTGCTGCTCAAGGCCCCGTCGATCGTGATCCTCGACGAGGCGACCGCCCACCTGGATTCGGAGAGCGAGGCGGCGGTGCAGCGGGCCCTGTCGGTGGCGTTGGCCGGGCGTACCGCGCTGGTGATCGCGCACCGGCTCTCCACAGTGCGCGACGCCGACCAGATCCTGGTCCTCGACGGTGGGCGGATCGTCGAGCGGGGTCGGCACGAGGAGTTGGTCGCGGTCGGCGGGCTCTACGCCGAGCTGTACCGGACCCAGTTCGCGGTCGCCGACTCGCCCACCCCGTTCGTCGACGCGACCGGCCCCGAGCCGGTGGTCATGCCGCTGGGCACGTACCGCGCCGACGAGGTGCTGCCGCCCGCCGCCGCCAACTGA
- a CDS encoding enoyl-CoA hydratase/isomerase family protein — MTAEATGVRLTCDGPVATVTLCRPDVLNAQTPAMWRAMSDFSRDLPGDVRVVVVRGEGRAFSAGLDLAVAGASGPGSFAELATLPEQECAERIAEFQAGFTWLHRPDVVSVAAVQGHAIGAGFQLALACDLRVLSADAKLSMAEVTLGLVPDLAGTKRLVELVGYSRALEICATGRRLDAAEADRIGLATLVVPPAELDGAVRDLTAGLLSGARDAVVEIKALLAGAAGRSHADQQRAEREAQTRRLRDLAGTGE, encoded by the coding sequence GTGACCGCCGAGGCGACCGGGGTTCGGCTGACTTGCGACGGGCCGGTCGCCACGGTGACGTTGTGCCGGCCCGACGTGCTCAATGCCCAGACGCCCGCGATGTGGCGAGCGATGAGCGACTTCTCCCGCGACCTGCCCGGCGACGTGCGGGTGGTGGTGGTTCGCGGTGAGGGTCGCGCGTTCTCGGCCGGCCTCGACCTCGCGGTGGCCGGCGCCTCCGGCCCGGGGTCGTTCGCTGAGCTGGCCACGCTGCCCGAGCAGGAGTGCGCCGAGCGCATCGCGGAGTTCCAGGCCGGTTTCACCTGGCTGCACCGGCCGGATGTCGTCTCCGTCGCTGCCGTTCAGGGCCACGCGATCGGTGCCGGCTTCCAGCTCGCGCTCGCCTGTGACCTGCGAGTGCTGTCCGCGGACGCGAAGCTGTCGATGGCCGAGGTGACCCTCGGCCTGGTGCCCGACCTGGCCGGCACGAAACGCCTCGTCGAGTTGGTCGGCTATTCGCGGGCGTTGGAGATCTGTGCGACCGGCCGCCGGTTGGACGCCGCCGAGGCGGACCGGATCGGGCTGGCCACCCTGGTCGTGCCTCCGGCGGAGCTGGACGGCGCGGTGCGGGACCTGACCGCCGGCCTGCTCTCCGGGGCACGCGACGCGGTGGTGGAGATCAAGGCCCTGCTCGCCGGCGCGGCCGGGCGGTCGCACGCCGACCAGCAGCGCGCCGAGCGGGAGGCGCAGACCCGTCGGCTGCGTGACCTGGCCGGCACTGGAGAATAG
- a CDS encoding helix-turn-helix domain-containing protein, translating into MAATGTATSTEKGRRIVGAERQTLAKDLVKRYTSGESIRALAASTGRSYGFIHRVLTESGVQLRQRGGARRRKKA; encoded by the coding sequence ATGGCAGCCACTGGCACAGCCACCAGCACTGAGAAGGGTCGCCGGATCGTCGGAGCCGAGCGTCAGACGCTCGCCAAGGACCTGGTAAAGCGGTACACCTCGGGGGAGAGCATCCGCGCGTTGGCGGCCTCGACCGGCCGTTCCTACGGGTTCATCCACCGAGTGCTCACCGAGTCCGGCGTGCAGCTGCGTCAGCGCGGTGGCGCCCGGCGCCGCAAGAAGGCGTGA
- a CDS encoding cadmium resistance transporter, with translation MIDLLTTAGAAAVVFAATDIDDIVILTLFFVAARTTGRPRTWEIVAGQYLGIGALAVASAVIAGGLLVVPDPWTGLLGLLPIALGVRALRSSGDDEAPAVVTGALGVAGVTIANGADNVAVYVPVFRALGVADSVVFLLVFVLLIALWCVAGAWLGGHRRVVRLVERAGAWLVPTIFIAIGLVILVSSGVLGRLVDLLG, from the coding sequence GTGATCGACCTGTTGACCACCGCGGGCGCGGCGGCGGTGGTCTTCGCCGCCACCGACATCGACGACATCGTCATCCTGACGCTGTTCTTCGTCGCGGCCCGCACCACCGGCCGACCCCGCACATGGGAGATCGTCGCCGGCCAATACCTCGGCATTGGCGCGCTCGCGGTGGCCAGCGCGGTGATCGCGGGCGGGCTCCTGGTCGTGCCCGACCCGTGGACGGGGTTGCTCGGCCTGCTGCCGATCGCGCTCGGGGTACGCGCGCTGCGAAGTTCGGGCGACGACGAGGCGCCTGCGGTCGTCACCGGAGCGCTCGGCGTGGCCGGGGTGACGATCGCGAACGGCGCCGACAACGTCGCTGTCTACGTACCCGTCTTCCGGGCCCTCGGTGTGGCCGACAGCGTGGTGTTCCTGCTGGTCTTCGTGCTGCTCATCGCGCTGTGGTGCGTGGCCGGGGCCTGGCTGGGCGGGCACCGGAGGGTGGTCCGGCTGGTCGAGCGCGCCGGCGCCTGGCTGGTGCCGACGATCTTCATCGCCATCGGTCTGGTGATCCTGGTCAGCTCCGGCGTGCTCGGTCGACTGGTCGACCTGCTCGGCTGA